In Longimicrobiaceae bacterium, the genomic stretch CTGGGTGCGCTCCTCGTGCGCGACCAGATCAGCCGCCACCAGCGCGACCTGTTCAGCCCGCACCCGCTGCGCCGCCTGGCCGCGCTCGGGTACCTGGGCGGCCGGCCGGCCTCGGTGGACACCGTCCTCCTCCTGCGCGACTTCATGGCCTGGGAGGCGCGCCCGCTCCTGCGCCGCCGTGCCGCCGCGCTCCTGGCCCGCATGGAGGACTCGCTCGCCGCCCGTCCCCTCACCCCGGAGGTGCGCTGATGGCGGGAGCCGCGAGCTGGTCCTTCGAGCAGCGCGACTTCCAGCGGATCGAGCGCCTCCTGCAGGGCTTCCTGTACGAGTCCAACACGCGGTGCGCCCTGCTGGTGGACCGCAGCGGGCAGCTCGTGGCCACGGTGGGCGAGCAGCCGGCGTTCGACTCCGTCGCCTTCTCGTCGCTGGCGGCCGCGGACTTCTCCGCCAACGACCAGCTCGCCTCCATGATCGGCGAGAACGAGTTCTCCTCCCTCTTCCACCAGGGGGAGAAGGAGAGCATGTACCTGGCGGACGTGGCGAAGCGGGTGATCCTGGTGGTGCTGTTCGACAACCGGACCACGCTGGGGATGGTCCGCGTCAAGGTGAAGAACGTGGTCCGCGAGCTGGGGGAGATCTTCCGGGAGATGTTCGACCGCGATGCAGCCAGCCCCACTCGCGCCCATCTCGAAACGGCGTTCGTCGACGAGGCCGAGGACGAGATCGACCGGCTCTTCGGAGATCTCTAGGAGGATACGGCCATGTCGATGATCAACTACGCCTCGCGCGAGATCAACTGCAAGATCGTCTACTACGGTCCGGGTCTCTGCGGGAAGACGACGAACCTGGAGTACGTCTACGAGAAGGTGGCCCCGAACACCCGGGGGAAGCTGATCTCGCTGGCGACGGAGACGGAGCGCACCCTGTTCTTCGACTTCCTCCCGGTGGACCTGGGCTCCATCCGCGGCTTCAAGACGCGCTTCCACCTGTACACGGTGCCGGGGCAGGTGTACTACAACGCCTCCCGGAAGCTGATCCTGAAGGGGGTGGACGGGGTAGTGTTCGTCGCCGACAGCCAGGTGGAGCGGCTCGACGCCAACATCGAGTCCATGCACAACCTGTACGAGAACCTGGCCGAGTACGGGCTGGACCTGCGGGAGATCCCATTCGTCATCCAGTACAACAAGCGGGACCTCCCCAACATCTCCTCGCTGCAGGAGCTGGAGGAGCAGCTCAACCCCGACCGCGTGCCGTACTTCGAGGCGGTGGGCGTGCGCGGGATCGGGGTGTTCGACACGCTGAAGGCGGTGAGCAAGTCGGTCATCAAGTCACTGAGCTGAACAGGCCGAACGGGTGCGCGGGATGAACCTTCCCAATCTGATCACCCTCGGCAGGATCGTTCTGGCCCTGGTGCTGGTCCCGCTCCTTTTCGTGGACGGGTACGGTCCCCGCCTTGCCGCCTGGTTCATCTTCCTGGCCGCTGCCTTCTCGGACCTCTGGGACGGGCACCTCGCCCGCTCACAGGGGCTGATCACCGACCTGGGGAAGCTTCTCGACCCTCTGGCGGACAAGCTCCTCGTAGCCGCCACCTTCATCCCGTTCTACATCCTCTCGCACTCCGCCCGTCCGGACGCGCGCTTCCCCTGGTTCGGAGGCGAGTTCCCGCTCTGGATCATGCTGGTCATCTTCGGGCGCGAAGCGTTCATCACCGTTTTCCGCAGCTACGCGGCGCAGCGGGGGGTGGTGCTCGCCGCCGGCAGGCCCGGGAAGCTCAAGGCGGTGTCCCAGAACATCTTCATCGGCGCGGCGATCCTCTGGTACGCCCTGCAGAGCAAGGCGCGCGCGGACGGCTGGGATGGGCCGGTGTGGGCCGGGTGGCAGACGTTCCACTTCGGCTTCACCGTGGTCGTGCTCTCCGTGGCCGTGGTCCTCACGGTGTACTCGCTGCTGGTCTATCTCCGCAGCTTCCGCACGCTGGACCTCGGGAAGCCGGGAGCGCCGTAGCGTGCGGGGGGCCGCGGGGGAGGGGAGCTCCGGCACCTTCCGGGGAGCGGACGGCCTCCTCCTGCACGCCCGCGCCTGGGAGGCCGCGGAGGCGCGTGCCGCCCTCCTGGTCTCGCACGGCCTGGGGGAGCACTCGGGGCGCTACGCCACGCTCGCCGCGGACCTCGTCGCCCGCGGCGTTTCCGTGTTTGCCACGGACCACCGGGGCCATGGCCGCTCGCCGGGCACGCGCGGGCACGTCCGCCGGTTCGCCGAGCTGGTGGACGACCTGGAGGCGTTCCGCGCCCACGTGGCCGCCCGGCTACCGGCGGGGCTCCCCGTGTTCCTGCTGGGGCACTCGCTCGGCGGGCTCGTCGCCATCCGCCACCTCGAAGAATACGCGGAGGCTCCCTTCGCGGGCGCCGTCCTCTCGGCACCGCTCCTGGGGGTGGCGCTCCGGCCTCCCGCCTGGAAGGTGTCGCTCGCGGGCGCGCTCGCCCGCATCGCCCCCTCGCTGCGGCTCGCCAACGGCATCGACCCCGCCGACCTCTGTTCCGACGAGGCGGTGGTGGCCGCGTACCGCGCCGACCCGCTGGTGCACCCCTGGGTCACCCCGCGCCTGTACGTGGAGATCCAGGCGGCCATGCGCGCCGCGGTGGAGCGGCGCGGCCGGATCCGCGTGCCGCTCCTCTTCGTGGTGCCCGGGGCGGACCGCATCGTGCTCTCCGACGCCACGGAGACGTTCGCGAGCGATCTCCGCGGCGACGTGGAGGTGCGGCGCTTTGCGGGGCTCCGGCACGAGGCGCTGAACGAGCTGGAGCGCGGGGAGGTGGTGGTGGGAGTCGCTGACTGGATCGCGAAGCGGATCCCCGGTTGACTGCCAGAATGGCGCGGGTTCCTGGCACGCACGTTGCCCCCTGCGGCCCCTGTTCTGCGCGCCCCTTCCGGCGCGCCCCAGATCCGGGCCCGCCACGCTCCGGCCGCGCGGGCACACCCGACGACGATTCCAGCCCACGGACGAGATGAAGAAGCACGACACAGCGGACGCCCCGGCGGAGACCCCCACGGCGCCCGAGCAGGAGGCGGACGGCCAGGGGCAGCAGGGCGCGCAGCCCGGCTCCGACGGCCCCTCCGCCGGGGCCGCCGCCTCCGCCGACGCTTCCGAGCGCGAGCTGGCCGCCGCGCGCGACCGCCACCTGCGGCTCGCCGCGGAGTTCGACAACTACAAGAAGCGGGTGGAGCGCGAGC encodes the following:
- a CDS encoding roadblock/LC7 domain-containing protein gives rise to the protein MAGAASWSFEQRDFQRIERLLQGFLYESNTRCALLVDRSGQLVATVGEQPAFDSVAFSSLAAADFSANDQLASMIGENEFSSLFHQGEKESMYLADVAKRVILVVLFDNRTTLGMVRVKVKNVVRELGEIFREMFDRDAASPTRAHLETAFVDEAEDEIDRLFGDL
- a CDS encoding GTPase domain-containing protein encodes the protein MSMINYASREINCKIVYYGPGLCGKTTNLEYVYEKVAPNTRGKLISLATETERTLFFDFLPVDLGSIRGFKTRFHLYTVPGQVYYNASRKLILKGVDGVVFVADSQVERLDANIESMHNLYENLAEYGLDLREIPFVIQYNKRDLPNISSLQELEEQLNPDRVPYFEAVGVRGIGVFDTLKAVSKSVIKSLS
- the pgsA gene encoding CDP-diacylglycerol--glycerol-3-phosphate 3-phosphatidyltransferase, with the translated sequence MNLPNLITLGRIVLALVLVPLLFVDGYGPRLAAWFIFLAAAFSDLWDGHLARSQGLITDLGKLLDPLADKLLVAATFIPFYILSHSARPDARFPWFGGEFPLWIMLVIFGREAFITVFRSYAAQRGVVLAAGRPGKLKAVSQNIFIGAAILWYALQSKARADGWDGPVWAGWQTFHFGFTVVVLSVAVVLTVYSLLVYLRSFRTLDLGKPGAP
- a CDS encoding alpha/beta hydrolase codes for the protein MRGAAGEGSSGTFRGADGLLLHARAWEAAEARAALLVSHGLGEHSGRYATLAADLVARGVSVFATDHRGHGRSPGTRGHVRRFAELVDDLEAFRAHVAARLPAGLPVFLLGHSLGGLVAIRHLEEYAEAPFAGAVLSAPLLGVALRPPAWKVSLAGALARIAPSLRLANGIDPADLCSDEAVVAAYRADPLVHPWVTPRLYVEIQAAMRAAVERRGRIRVPLLFVVPGADRIVLSDATETFASDLRGDVEVRRFAGLRHEALNELERGEVVVGVADWIAKRIPG